The sequence CGATAAATATAACGATAAAAGCAAGATGTATCAAAAATGCGCCAAATTTCTTATACATCTTGGTTTTTACGATGCTAATGGCTAAACAAATAGCACAAGCTGCCATGACGCACTCGTACCAGAGCGCTTCATAAACAAGCACTCTAGCCGTCTGTGTGTCATAAAAATTTTCCAAAAAGGTCGCCACTCCTGCACCAAAAGCAAGGATAAATAATAATATTAAAGACAAGCGATAAATGTTTAAAATTTTCATCACCTGCCCTTAAGCCTTAAATGCTATAAGTCTGTCCTGCATAAAGTATAAAAACCCTAAGCAATAAAACGCCAACGACTGCTGCAAATGAGCCAAGGTAGAAGCTAAATTTCATCTTGCCAAGTGCGAAATTTAAAACAAGAGGCAAGACAAAGCCAACTAAAACAACCCCAAGCCAAAAGAATTTAGCCCAAACGCCACTATAAAATGCAACTGCTGCCTCTTGCTGATAGCTTGAACCAAGCAAAAGCGATACAAAAAGCATTAAAATGAGTAAAATTTCAGCGCATAAGACGTAAAACTCCACGCCGTGAAGCGAGCTAAGGTCGCTTGAGTGTGGATCTTCTTTAAAAAATAGTGCCGCTATTAAGCTGCTACCACTTATGCCAGCACTAAGCCCTGAAGCTATGAAAAGCGCTGGTAAAACGGCGGTATTTAAAAGTGGAAATCTAATGAGCACCGAGATCAAAAAGCCTGTATATGCGCAAATGATAACCGCAAAAAGCAGGCAAAGCGCGCTTAAAAGCGGATAAAGTGGCGATAAAATTTTCATCACGCCATTAAAAAAGCCACAAAATGACTTTAGCTCCGCATTAAAGGCGTATAGACACATCAAAAAGCTAAGCGGTATAAATACGCAAAGTGCGGCTACACCGATAGACATAACTGACGTGAAGTTGTAATTAATTAAAATTTTCCAAAACAAAAGTGGCTTTTCAAGGTCAGCTATCAAGCAAACCATACCAAGCATGATGCTAACAAAGGCTAAAAGCGAAGCAGCCTTGAAAAATGGACTAAAGCCATCTTGCCTTTTGTAGCGCTTTAGAACTATGGCAGCTATTAGCGCTCCGCCACTCATACCAGCTAGCAAAAGATAAACAGCGATCGGCCAGCCCCACTCAACTGCGTGCGAAAATGTCGCAGTGAAATTTAATGCACCATCCATCTTACACCCCCGCTTTTACTTTAGGAATATATCTAAGGCTTGGTTTTGTGCCAAGTTCTGCTCTTAGCCTTATGCTATCTTTGACAGCTAAAAGCTGGCTAATGTGCGAGCTCTCATCGTT is a genomic window of Campylobacter concisus containing:
- the nrfD gene encoding NrfD/PsrC family molybdoenzyme membrane anchor subunit is translated as MDGALNFTATFSHAVEWGWPIAVYLLLAGMSGGALIAAIVLKRYKRQDGFSPFFKAASLLAFVSIMLGMVCLIADLEKPLLFWKILINYNFTSVMSIGVAALCVFIPLSFLMCLYAFNAELKSFCGFFNGVMKILSPLYPLLSALCLLFAVIICAYTGFLISVLIRFPLLNTAVLPALFIASGLSAGISGSSLIAALFFKEDPHSSDLSSLHGVEFYVLCAEILLILMLFVSLLLGSSYQQEAAVAFYSGVWAKFFWLGVVLVGFVLPLVLNFALGKMKFSFYLGSFAAVVGVLLLRVFILYAGQTYSI